The following are encoded together in the Sphingomonas insulae genome:
- a CDS encoding Rne/Rng family ribonuclease has product MLIDARHREETRVAVVKNNRIEEFDFESAERKQLKGNIYLAKVTRVEPSLQAAFVDYGGNRHGFLAFSEIHPDYYQIPKEDRDALLREEAEHAAEEAALRAEHDSDDDDHAEHDGDDHDDYDDADHGDDDAEHDDAGSDAGTSDGTSKKPRTANDDQVEALRQRRMNLRRRYKIQDVIRRRQVLLVQVVKEERGNKGAALTTYLSLAGRYCVLMPNTSHGGGISRKISNAADRKRLKSIMADMQLPPSMGCIVRTAGLQRTKVEIKRDFDYLARLWDGIREATLGSAAPALIYGDSDLIKRAIRDIYNKDIDEVIVEGEEGYLHAKEFMKLLMPSHGRRIKQYADAVPLFQRAHVEDQLAAMYHPVVQLKSGGYLVINPTEALVSIDINSGRSTREHNIEQTATATNLEAAKEIARQLRLRDMAGLVVIDFIDMDNNSNVRKVEKAMKEALKDDRARIQVGRISSFGLMEMSRQRLRTGVLEASTRACPHCEGTGLVRTASSAGLSALRMIEDEAARGRGSLLTLRASQEATIYVLNRKRADIAEIEERYGVQVEIIPDREEEGARMSVEASGPPPAYAPRIEALIEEDYDDVPEEIEDEEEDEIVEEAEEQPQREGREGGRRPEGREERGDDEGEGRGRGRRRRRRGRRGRKDENGDVQDEAEGDTVEGDGTDADAGSDVDAPEVGEGGSTEFVGEQPQGEGRRRRGRRGRRGGRRQPEGMEAEGANDPQFPAEDQGAADDQGDDAEREPIAEAGDAGPVTTGLDAPAPATTQEDAPVEAPKTRRRPRARAAAPAVEASAAVSAPVEEQAPAPGADAPAAKPKRTRKKAAPAPAAEEAVVDVPVADAPVAEDKPKRRRTRKPAAADTAPAEVTTPAEEPAAEPQASGMVAQDDSASADDAQPGDGDAPRRGWWQRTFGA; this is encoded by the coding sequence ATGCTGATCGACGCACGCCACCGGGAAGAGACCCGGGTCGCCGTCGTCAAGAATAACCGGATCGAAGAGTTCGATTTCGAGAGTGCCGAGCGCAAGCAGCTCAAGGGAAATATCTACCTCGCCAAGGTGACGCGCGTCGAGCCGTCGCTCCAGGCGGCGTTCGTAGACTACGGTGGCAATCGCCACGGCTTCCTGGCGTTCAGTGAAATCCACCCGGATTACTATCAGATCCCCAAGGAAGACCGCGATGCGCTGCTCCGCGAGGAAGCGGAGCATGCCGCCGAGGAAGCCGCGCTGCGCGCCGAACACGACAGCGACGACGACGATCATGCCGAACATGACGGCGACGACCACGACGATTACGACGACGCCGATCACGGCGACGACGATGCGGAGCATGACGATGCCGGCAGCGACGCTGGTACCTCGGACGGCACGTCGAAGAAGCCGCGCACGGCGAATGACGATCAGGTGGAGGCGCTGCGCCAGCGCCGCATGAACCTGCGCCGCCGCTACAAGATTCAGGATGTCATCCGCCGCCGTCAGGTGCTGCTGGTGCAGGTCGTCAAGGAAGAGCGCGGCAACAAGGGTGCGGCGCTGACCACCTACCTCAGCCTCGCCGGCCGTTACTGCGTGCTGATGCCCAACACGTCGCATGGCGGCGGGATCAGCCGCAAGATCAGCAACGCCGCCGATCGCAAGCGCCTGAAGTCGATCATGGCCGACATGCAGCTGCCGCCGTCGATGGGCTGCATCGTCCGCACTGCCGGGCTTCAGCGTACGAAGGTCGAGATCAAGCGCGATTTCGATTACCTCGCCCGCCTGTGGGACGGGATCCGCGAAGCGACCCTTGGCTCCGCCGCGCCGGCGCTGATCTATGGCGACAGCGACCTCATCAAGCGCGCGATCCGCGACATCTACAACAAGGACATCGACGAGGTGATCGTCGAGGGCGAGGAAGGCTACCTCCACGCCAAGGAATTCATGAAGCTGCTGATGCCCAGCCACGGCCGGCGCATCAAGCAATATGCCGATGCGGTGCCGCTGTTCCAGCGCGCGCACGTCGAGGATCAGCTCGCCGCGATGTACCACCCCGTGGTGCAGCTGAAGTCGGGCGGCTACCTGGTCATCAACCCGACCGAAGCGCTGGTGTCGATCGACATCAACTCCGGCCGTTCGACCCGCGAACACAATATCGAACAGACCGCCACCGCGACCAATCTGGAAGCGGCCAAGGAAATCGCCCGCCAGTTGCGCCTGCGCGACATGGCCGGTCTCGTCGTCATCGACTTCATCGACATGGATAACAATTCCAATGTCCGGAAGGTCGAGAAGGCGATGAAGGAAGCGCTGAAGGACGATCGCGCCCGCATTCAGGTCGGTCGCATCTCGTCGTTCGGCCTGATGGAGATGAGCCGCCAGCGCCTGCGCACCGGCGTGCTCGAAGCGTCCACCCGCGCCTGCCCGCATTGCGAGGGTACCGGCCTCGTCCGCACCGCGTCGTCGGCAGGATTGTCGGCGCTGCGCATGATCGAGGACGAAGCGGCTCGCGGTCGCGGCTCGCTCCTCACGCTGCGTGCCAGCCAGGAAGCGACGATCTACGTCCTCAACCGCAAGCGCGCGGACATCGCCGAGATCGAGGAACGCTACGGCGTCCAGGTCGAGATCATCCCCGATCGCGAGGAAGAGGGCGCACGCATGTCGGTGGAGGCCAGCGGTCCGCCGCCGGCTTATGCGCCGCGCATCGAAGCGCTGATCGAGGAGGATTACGACGATGTCCCCGAGGAGATCGAGGACGAGGAAGAGGACGAGATCGTCGAGGAGGCCGAGGAACAGCCGCAGCGCGAAGGTCGCGAAGGCGGTCGCCGTCCCGAAGGACGCGAAGAGCGTGGCGACGACGAGGGCGAAGGGCGTGGTCGTGGCCGTCGTCGCCGCCGTCGTGGTCGGCGCGGTCGCAAGGACGAAAACGGCGACGTCCAGGACGAGGCCGAGGGCGACACCGTCGAGGGCGACGGCACCGACGCGGACGCCGGTAGCGACGTCGACGCCCCCGAAGTCGGCGAAGGCGGGAGCACCGAGTTCGTCGGCGAGCAGCCGCAGGGTGAGGGCCGCCGCCGCCGTGGCCGTCGCGGTCGCCGTGGTGGCCGCCGTCAGCCGGAGGGCATGGAGGCCGAAGGCGCCAACGATCCGCAATTCCCGGCGGAAGATCAGGGTGCGGCAGACGATCAGGGCGACGATGCCGAACGCGAGCCGATCGCCGAGGCCGGCGATGCGGGCCCGGTGACCACTGGTCTCGATGCCCCTGCCCCCGCCACGACGCAGGAAGATGCGCCGGTCGAAGCGCCCAAGACCCGCCGTCGTCCCCGCGCCCGCGCTGCGGCTCCGGCCGTAGAAGCGTCGGCGGCGGTTTCGGCGCCGGTCGAGGAACAGGCGCCCGCCCCCGGAGCAGATGCGCCGGCAGCCAAGCCGAAGCGTACCCGCAAGAAGGCAGCCCCGGCTCCTGCCGCCGAGGAAGCGGTCGTGGACGTGCCGGTTGCCGATGCTCCGGTAGCCGAGGACAAGCCGAAACGCCGCCGGACCCGCAAACCTGCCGCGGCCGACACTGCTCCCGCAGAGGTAACGACGCCGGCCGAAGAGCCCGCTGCCGAGCCGCAAGCTTCGGGGATGGTGGCACAGGACGATAGCGCTTCGGCCGACGACGCGCAGCCAGGCGATGGCGACGCGCCTCGCCGGGGATGGTGGCAACGCACCTTCGGCGCCTGA
- a CDS encoding NADP-dependent oxidoreductase encodes MARAWTLTSRPQGMPTMDNFALVDLGARDLKDGEVRIANSWLSVDPYMRGRMNDVKSYTPPFELGAPMQGGAIGEVIESRSDKFKQGDTVQHFAGWRDEAVLPADQVQPLPQIDVDPQAFLGQLGMPGMTAYFGLLEVAGAKEGDTVFVSAAAGAVGSTVVQIAKAKGCRVIGSAGGPEKCAWVESLGADAVIDYKGGTPVVKALGEVARNGIDVYFDNVGGEHLDAALAHGNQGARFAICGMIDVYNSGKATELRYLARLIGMRMRVQGFIVSDYMDRAAEFYRDMGGWLKDGRLQRNETVFDGIDAMPDAFLGLFTGGNTGKMLVRV; translated from the coding sequence ATGGCACGTGCGTGGACCCTCACATCCAGGCCGCAGGGCATGCCGACGATGGACAATTTCGCGCTGGTCGATCTCGGCGCGCGCGACCTGAAGGACGGCGAGGTTCGCATCGCCAACAGCTGGTTGTCGGTCGACCCGTACATGCGCGGGCGTATGAACGACGTGAAGAGCTATACGCCGCCATTCGAGCTCGGCGCGCCGATGCAGGGCGGAGCGATCGGCGAGGTGATCGAGAGCCGTTCGGACAAGTTCAAGCAAGGAGATACGGTTCAGCATTTCGCCGGCTGGCGCGACGAAGCGGTTCTGCCTGCCGACCAGGTCCAGCCGTTACCGCAGATCGACGTCGACCCGCAGGCCTTTCTGGGCCAGCTCGGTATGCCGGGAATGACCGCCTATTTCGGCCTGCTGGAAGTCGCCGGTGCCAAGGAAGGTGATACCGTGTTCGTATCCGCTGCGGCTGGTGCGGTTGGGTCGACGGTGGTGCAGATCGCCAAGGCGAAGGGCTGCCGCGTGATCGGATCGGCCGGTGGCCCGGAAAAGTGCGCCTGGGTGGAATCGCTGGGCGCCGATGCGGTGATCGATTACAAGGGTGGTACCCCTGTGGTGAAGGCATTGGGCGAGGTCGCGCGTAACGGAATCGACGTGTATTTCGACAACGTGGGGGGCGAGCATCTCGACGCAGCGCTGGCGCACGGTAATCAGGGTGCGCGCTTTGCGATCTGCGGAATGATCGACGTCTACAACAGCGGCAAGGCGACCGAGCTACGCTACCTTGCGCGTCTGATCGGCATGCGGATGCGTGTGCAGGGCTTCATCGTCAGCGACTATATGGACCGGGCTGCGGAGTTCTACCGCGACATGGGCGGTTGGCTGAAGGATGGCAGATTGCAGCGCAACGAGACGGTGTTCGACGGGATCGATGCGATGCCGGATGCGTTCCTGGGCCTATTCACGGGCGGTAACACGGGCAAGATGTTGGTCCGGGTCTAA
- a CDS encoding DUF2171 domain-containing protein — translation MRNDTPRTRRTIMQETIMGYERYPRGTNPQGDYYGRTDPQDYGRDYGSGRDYSYSSARDYQAAGQGGDHDRQAYGGRDYGNQRYGQRDQQRNDSGRDYYGGRSASYDRDDQSRGYADRGRYGADAGRGQEREYHGSYGSGSRRFEDHGRYAHADDDNYRGGSQGSQQDYGRQRQQGYGRQPQGYDYDDRGFFARAGDEVRSWFGDEDAERRREYDSRMDDRYDNDRDDDYHSWRRGQIQSLDRDYDEYRRENRSKFHNEFGAWRSTRQTQRDALNAVEEHMDVVGSDGEHVGTVDKVRGDRILLTKNDADAGGRHHSIPSSWLQTVDSKVTLSKSAADAKKAWRDEERNQAMFGDESSDRTRYGQANSQSSASATGSQSTASSATTGDKTLNKSFSGTY, via the coding sequence GTGCGAAACGACACGCCCCGCACCCGCAGGACGATCATGCAGGAGACGATCATGGGCTACGAACGCTATCCACGCGGTACCAACCCTCAGGGCGACTATTACGGGCGCACCGATCCGCAGGATTACGGCCGCGACTACGGTTCCGGTCGCGACTACAGCTATTCCAGCGCGCGCGACTATCAGGCCGCCGGCCAAGGCGGCGACCATGATCGGCAGGCTTATGGCGGCCGCGATTACGGCAACCAGCGCTATGGACAGCGCGACCAGCAGCGCAATGACAGCGGGCGCGACTATTATGGTGGACGCAGCGCCAGCTACGACCGGGACGACCAGAGCCGCGGTTACGCCGATCGCGGTCGCTACGGTGCCGATGCGGGCCGCGGACAGGAGCGCGAATATCACGGCAGCTACGGTTCGGGCAGCCGTCGTTTCGAAGACCATGGTCGTTACGCGCACGCTGACGACGACAATTATCGCGGCGGCAGTCAGGGCTCGCAACAGGATTATGGCCGTCAGCGGCAGCAGGGCTATGGCCGGCAACCGCAGGGTTACGATTACGACGATCGCGGTTTCTTCGCGCGCGCGGGTGATGAAGTCCGTTCCTGGTTCGGGGATGAGGACGCCGAACGCCGCCGCGAATATGATTCGCGGATGGACGATCGCTACGACAACGATCGGGACGACGATTATCACAGCTGGCGTCGGGGTCAGATCCAGTCGCTGGATCGGGATTACGACGAATACCGGCGCGAGAACCGGTCGAAGTTCCACAACGAATTCGGTGCATGGCGTTCGACGCGCCAGACCCAGCGTGACGCGCTGAATGCTGTCGAAGAGCATATGGATGTCGTCGGATCCGACGGCGAGCATGTCGGAACGGTCGACAAGGTCCGTGGCGATCGCATCCTGCTCACCAAGAACGATGCCGACGCCGGCGGCCGCCATCACTCGATTCCGTCAAGCTGGCTGCAAACCGTCGACAGCAAGGTTACGCTGAGCAAGTCGGCGGCGGACGCCAAGAAGGCATGGCGCGATGAGGAGCGCAACCAGGCCATGTTCGGTGACGAGAGCAGCGATCGCACGCGTTATGGACAGGCAAACAGCCAATCGTCGGCATCTGCGACCGGCAGTCAATCGACTGCGAGCAGCGCCACCACCGGAGACAAGACGCTCAACAAGAGCTTCTCCGGAACATATTGA
- a CDS encoding NUDIX hydrolase translates to MLHEPIPAATLVLIRDRADGPPELLMVERAKAMAFAGGAMVFPGGRIDPGDHALAEQVDAGDDVAAKVAAIRETIEEAGVAVGLFPEPSADRLAVIRDHLHDGRPFGAILADEGITLALDQLVPFARWLPDHPNMRIFDTLFFLARAPVQAHATVDATENVRLTWTTAADLLVDADAGLATIIYPTRRNLERLALFASYDEAVAQACGHPVRVITPFTEDRDGVPYLCIPDDLGYPVTAEPMSAAMRG, encoded by the coding sequence ATGCTTCATGAACCGATCCCTGCCGCAACCCTCGTCCTGATTCGCGATCGCGCCGACGGACCGCCCGAATTGTTGATGGTCGAACGTGCGAAGGCCATGGCCTTCGCCGGTGGCGCGATGGTGTTTCCGGGCGGGCGGATCGACCCTGGTGACCACGCGCTGGCCGAGCAGGTCGACGCCGGTGATGACGTGGCCGCCAAGGTCGCGGCGATCCGCGAAACGATCGAGGAAGCCGGTGTTGCGGTCGGCCTGTTTCCCGAGCCATCGGCGGATCGCCTCGCCGTCATCCGCGACCACTTGCACGATGGCAGGCCGTTTGGCGCAATTCTGGCGGATGAGGGGATTACGCTCGCGCTCGACCAGCTCGTGCCGTTCGCGCGCTGGTTGCCCGATCACCCGAACATGCGCATCTTCGATACGCTGTTCTTCCTCGCGCGCGCGCCGGTACAGGCCCATGCCACCGTCGACGCGACCGAGAACGTTCGGCTGACGTGGACGACCGCTGCCGACCTGCTCGTCGATGCGGACGCGGGTCTGGCGACGATCATCTATCCCACGCGCCGCAACCTCGAACGACTGGCGCTGTTCGCGAGTTATGACGAGGCGGTCGCGCAAGCCTGTGGCCATCCCGTGCGCGTCATCACGCCTTTTACCGAGGATCGCGACGGGGTGCCGTATCTCTGCATCCCGGACGATCTGGGTTATCCGGTGACCGCAGAGCCGATGAGCGCAGCGATGCGCGGGTGA
- a CDS encoding extensin family protein: MIGWITAVLATGAAAFLLWALAKDRPQDLPWTPLDLGEPIGLFTGRKLGALTANFPQCRALLTSAGVNYLILPPRDDGERCGYADGVRFVQGGARRIDFRPANLGVACPVAAALASWEWNVAQPAAQKHFGSRVTSIDHFGSYACRRIYGRDAGTWSEHSTADAIDIAGFRLADGTRITVMGDWNGQGAKAAFLRDVRDGACKLFATTLSPDYNAAHRDHLHLDQANRGSAGWRACR; encoded by the coding sequence ATGATCGGCTGGATCACCGCCGTGCTGGCGACTGGCGCGGCGGCATTTCTGCTGTGGGCGTTGGCAAAGGACAGACCGCAGGACCTGCCATGGACGCCGTTGGATCTCGGCGAGCCGATCGGCCTGTTCACCGGCCGCAAGCTTGGCGCACTAACCGCGAATTTTCCGCAATGTCGGGCGCTGCTCACCTCGGCGGGCGTAAACTACCTCATATTGCCCCCCCGCGATGACGGAGAACGTTGCGGCTATGCCGATGGCGTGCGGTTCGTCCAGGGCGGGGCCCGGCGGATCGACTTTCGACCGGCAAACCTTGGCGTCGCCTGCCCCGTCGCGGCGGCGCTCGCATCCTGGGAATGGAACGTGGCGCAACCGGCCGCGCAGAAGCATTTTGGCAGCAGGGTGACGAGCATCGACCATTTCGGTAGCTATGCCTGCCGAAGGATTTACGGACGGGATGCTGGAACCTGGAGCGAGCATTCCACCGCCGACGCAATCGACATCGCTGGTTTCCGTCTGGCGGACGGAACGCGCATTACAGTGATGGGCGATTGGAACGGGCAGGGCGCCAAGGCGGCGTTCTTGCGCGACGTGCGCGATGGCGCCTGCAAGCTGTTCGCAACGACACTATCGCCGGATTACAACGCCGCTCATCGCGATCACTTGCACTTGGATCAGGCGAACCGAGGTAGCGCGGGCTGGCGCGCATGCCGGTAA
- a CDS encoding transglutaminase-like domain-containing protein: protein MRLSIAVDLDYAIIGPPADVLMQIEVAAMPDQRIVSEVLNIWSDNPIAAVRGEDGIGQRCWIRADNWLKAEYRATVDVVREAVDLGSLRPTPARALDGALVPYLLPSRYCQSDRLEGFVQRQFGTLRGGALAAAMADWVAESLDYRSNTSSGETTALDTFASRSGVCRDYSHLLVALARAGEIPARCVAAYAPGVDPPDFHAVAELWLDGAWRLVDATRMAPAESIARVCVGRDATDIAFMTVFGTAQFVRQTVRVTRV, encoded by the coding sequence ATGCGGCTCTCGATCGCCGTCGATCTGGACTATGCCATCATCGGCCCGCCGGCCGACGTGCTGATGCAAATCGAGGTTGCGGCGATGCCGGACCAGCGCATCGTCTCCGAAGTGCTGAATATCTGGAGCGACAATCCGATCGCCGCGGTGCGTGGCGAGGACGGGATCGGCCAGCGCTGCTGGATCCGCGCCGACAATTGGCTGAAGGCGGAATATCGCGCGACCGTCGATGTCGTGCGTGAGGCGGTCGATCTGGGGTCGCTGCGACCGACGCCGGCGCGCGCGCTGGACGGTGCGCTGGTCCCCTACCTGCTGCCGAGCCGTTATTGTCAGTCGGACCGTCTGGAAGGGTTCGTCCAACGCCAGTTCGGCACGCTGCGGGGTGGGGCCCTCGCCGCCGCGATGGCGGACTGGGTCGCGGAATCGCTCGATTATCGCTCCAATACCAGCAGTGGCGAGACGACTGCGCTCGATACGTTCGCAAGCCGATCGGGCGTCTGCCGCGATTATTCCCATCTGCTGGTCGCATTGGCACGTGCAGGGGAAATTCCGGCGCGCTGCGTCGCTGCCTACGCACCGGGGGTCGACCCGCCTGATTTCCACGCCGTGGCGGAACTGTGGCTGGACGGCGCCTGGCGACTGGTCGACGCGACCCGCATGGCCCCGGCGGAATCGATCGCTCGGGTATGCGTCGGTCGTGATGCGACGGACATCGCGTTCATGACCGTGTTCGGTACCGCGCAGTTTGTCCGCCAGACCGTACGGGTCACACGGGTGTGA
- a CDS encoding Bax inhibitor-1 family protein: protein MANWSDPRPSAAPFGATRTDAARSSAYDAGLRSYMLSVYNYMGSGVLLTGIVALLFAWGGASSPAAQVFMGGGILRYVLMFAPLGVVFAMSFGQGRMKTSTLQMLFWAFAVLMGLSLSTIFLVYSGTSIAGAFFATAAGFAGLSLYGYTTKKDLSALGTFLIIGLVGLIVASLINMFLQSGIMQLVISAVGVLIFAGLTAYDTQRTKSLYFEVAGTDMVGKAVIMSALALYLDFINMFLFILRLFGAQRD from the coding sequence ATGGCTAACTGGTCTGACCCCCGGCCGAGCGCCGCGCCGTTCGGGGCCACGCGCACCGACGCAGCGCGCAGCAGCGCGTACGATGCGGGTCTGCGCTCGTACATGCTGTCGGTCTACAATTACATGGGCTCCGGCGTGCTTCTCACGGGCATCGTCGCGCTGCTGTTCGCATGGGGCGGGGCGTCGTCGCCGGCTGCCCAGGTATTCATGGGCGGCGGCATCCTGCGCTATGTCCTGATGTTCGCGCCCCTTGGCGTGGTGTTCGCGATGAGCTTCGGCCAGGGTCGGATGAAGACGTCGACCCTGCAGATGCTCTTCTGGGCCTTTGCGGTGCTGATGGGCCTGTCGCTGTCGACCATCTTCCTGGTCTACAGCGGAACCTCGATCGCCGGCGCCTTCTTTGCGACCGCGGCGGGCTTCGCCGGGTTGAGCCTGTACGGCTACACCACGAAGAAGGATCTGTCGGCACTCGGCACGTTCCTCATCATCGGCCTCGTCGGTCTGATCGTCGCAAGCCTGATCAATATGTTCCTGCAGTCGGGGATCATGCAGCTGGTGATCAGTGCGGTCGGCGTGCTGATCTTCGCCGGCCTCACCGCGTATGACACGCAGCGTACCAAGAGCCTCTACTTCGAGGTTGCGGGTACGGACATGGTCGGCAAGGCCGTCATCATGTCGGCGCTGGCCCTGTACCTCGACTTCATCAACATGTTCCTGTTCATCCTGCGTTTGTTCGGCGCCCAGCGCGACTAA
- the thpR gene encoding RNA 2',3'-cyclic phosphodiesterase, which yields MMRLFVALRPLPMIRQILMDAMGGVPSARWQDDEQLHCTLRFIGEVDRPQAEDIAAALAAIRAEAPTVRIAGVGRFDHKGRTDTLWAALAPHDMLRHLARKVDQACIRAGLPPERRAYLPHITLARLPRAAGMAPEIASWLAVHAGLSSAVFTMPHILLYQSHLGRSGATYEPVARWSLEPAAAMPGS from the coding sequence ATCATGCGCCTTTTCGTTGCCCTGCGTCCACTACCGATGATCCGCCAAATTCTGATGGATGCGATGGGCGGCGTGCCGTCAGCACGCTGGCAGGACGACGAGCAATTGCATTGCACGTTACGGTTCATCGGCGAGGTCGATCGCCCGCAGGCGGAGGATATCGCGGCCGCCCTCGCCGCCATCCGCGCGGAAGCGCCGACGGTGCGGATCGCCGGCGTGGGCCGCTTCGACCACAAGGGGCGCACGGACACGTTGTGGGCTGCACTGGCGCCGCATGACATGTTGCGCCACCTCGCCCGCAAGGTCGACCAGGCCTGTATCCGCGCCGGGCTGCCTCCGGAACGCAGGGCCTATCTGCCCCACATCACACTCGCCCGCCTGCCCCGTGCCGCCGGCATGGCGCCCGAGATCGCAAGCTGGCTGGCGGTACACGCCGGGCTGTCCAGCGCCGTCTTCACGATGCCGCATATCCTGCTCTATCAAAGCCATCTCGGCCGTTCGGGCGCCACCTACGAACCGGTCGCCCGGTGGTCGCTGGAACCTGCGGCGGCCATGCCGGGTTCGTAA
- a CDS encoding superoxide dismutase family protein, with translation MRAIFVLAGLSALSLAACTQSEDVAVGSPTAGGARATAMLKTGTGIDAGRATATEVAGGIRYTLDVKGLPAGMHGAHIHTTGRCDAPDFTTAGGHWNPTTMKHGSMNPQGPHEGDLPNLTVGSDGRGTLGVTVPGATMAGLLDADGAAIVVHTGADDLMTDPSGNSGGRIACGVFTAA, from the coding sequence ATGCGTGCCATCTTCGTCCTCGCCGGCCTGTCCGCTTTGTCACTCGCCGCCTGCACCCAGTCCGAGGACGTGGCGGTGGGTTCGCCGACCGCCGGCGGCGCGCGTGCCACGGCGATGCTGAAGACCGGCACCGGCATCGATGCCGGCCGGGCCACGGCGACCGAAGTCGCCGGCGGCATCCGCTACACGCTCGACGTGAAGGGTCTGCCGGCCGGCATGCACGGCGCGCACATTCACACGACTGGACGCTGTGACGCGCCCGATTTCACCACCGCGGGCGGTCACTGGAACCCGACGACGATGAAGCATGGCAGCATGAACCCCCAGGGTCCGCATGAAGGCGACCTGCCGAACCTGACGGTCGGGTCGGACGGTCGCGGAACCCTGGGCGTGACCGTGCCGGGCGCGACCATGGCCGGGCTGCTCGATGCCGATGGTGCCGCGATCGTCGTCCACACCGGCGCGGACGACCTGATGACGGATCCGTCGGGCAACAGTGGCGGCCGGATCGCCTGCGGCGTCTTTACCGCCGCCTGA
- a CDS encoding spinster family MFS transporter, protein MAQPAPQGPAAETQQASRYAWYVLGILFVVYVLNFIDRQVISILAEDIKRDLGLKDEDLGFLYGTAFGVFYALFGIPLGRLADSWHRVRLMTVGLALWSTMTALSGFSRTGGQLAAARIGVGVGEATASPAAYSLISDYFPKRLRATALSIYSAGLFVGGGCSLFIGGLIVQGWNRAYPGGGPLGLVGWQAAFLAVGLPGLIVAVWIATLKEPIRGLVEGLPEPEKHPAPFRAFFQELLTIIPPLTLIGAARGGTRALMVNLTGLAAVVAIVALLIGLGEPKPQWFAIGIGVYAVFSWACALKRRDPATFALIVGTPAFLCTVVAYGLNSFLSYAASFWGAPYVLRELGETPARAGLLLGASGALAGFLGLTIGGIVADRLRRTDPAGRLIVVIFGATVPVPFLIGAFTASSVWVFYPCLFLSGLTASGALGSAAATTQDLVLPRMRGTATATFFIGTTLMGLAMGPYLAGRISTLSGSLSIGMLSLLAVMPITLGCAIAAYRLVPDAEASREARARAAGEPI, encoded by the coding sequence ATGGCTCAGCCTGCCCCGCAAGGGCCAGCCGCGGAAACCCAGCAGGCGTCGCGCTACGCCTGGTATGTGCTGGGCATCCTGTTCGTCGTCTATGTCCTCAACTTCATCGACCGACAGGTGATCTCGATCCTGGCGGAGGACATCAAGCGTGACCTCGGCCTGAAGGACGAGGATCTCGGCTTTCTGTACGGCACCGCCTTTGGCGTATTCTACGCGTTGTTCGGCATCCCGCTCGGGCGGCTGGCGGATAGCTGGCACCGGGTGCGGCTGATGACGGTGGGGTTGGCCCTGTGGTCGACGATGACCGCCTTGTCCGGGTTCTCGCGCACGGGCGGGCAGTTGGCGGCGGCGCGGATCGGTGTTGGCGTCGGCGAAGCGACGGCGAGCCCTGCGGCCTATTCGCTGATCTCGGATTATTTCCCCAAGCGGCTGCGGGCGACGGCATTGTCGATCTATTCGGCCGGACTGTTCGTCGGCGGCGGCTGTTCGCTGTTCATCGGCGGCCTGATCGTCCAGGGCTGGAACCGTGCCTATCCGGGTGGCGGACCCTTGGGATTGGTCGGCTGGCAGGCGGCGTTCCTGGCGGTCGGTCTGCCCGGCCTGATCGTGGCGGTGTGGATCGCAACGTTGAAGGAGCCGATCCGCGGTTTGGTCGAAGGACTGCCGGAACCGGAGAAGCATCCGGCCCCGTTCCGTGCATTCTTCCAGGAATTGCTGACGATCATTCCGCCGCTGACGCTGATCGGCGCCGCCCGCGGGGGTACGCGCGCGCTCATGGTCAATTTGACCGGTCTCGCCGCGGTCGTCGCGATCGTCGCCTTGCTGATCGGACTGGGCGAGCCGAAGCCGCAATGGTTCGCCATCGGCATCGGCGTCTATGCCGTCTTTTCCTGGGCCTGTGCGCTGAAGCGCCGCGATCCCGCCACCTTCGCCCTGATCGTCGGTACGCCGGCCTTCCTCTGTACGGTCGTCGCTTATGGCCTGAACTCGTTCCTGAGCTATGCGGCGAGTTTCTGGGGAGCGCCCTACGTCCTGCGCGAACTGGGCGAAACGCCGGCGCGGGCCGGGTTGCTGCTGGGCGCCAGCGGCGCACTGGCCGGCTTTCTCGGGCTGACGATCGGCGGCATCGTCGCGGACCGGCTGCGGCGCACCGATCCGGCAGGACGACTGATCGTCGTGATCTTTGGCGCGACGGTGCCGGTGCCGTTCCTGATCGGTGCGTTCACCGCAAGCAGCGTATGGGTGTTCTACCCGTGCCTGTTCCTGTCCGGCCTGACGGCGAGCGGCGCATTGGGATCGGCGGCGGCGACGACGCAGGATCTGGTCTTGCCGCGAATGCGGGGAACGGCAACGGCGACCTTCTTCATCGGCACCACGTTGATGGGGCTGGCCATGGGGCCATATCTCGCCGGTCGTATCTCGACGCTGTCGGGCAGTCTGTCGATCGGGATGTTGTCGCTGCTAGCGGTGATGCCGATCACGCTAGGCTGCGCGATCGCTGCCTACCGGCTGGTGCCGGACGCGGAGGCGTCGCGAGAGGCCCGCGCCCGCGCTGCCGGGGAGCCGATCTGA